One genomic segment of Tripterygium wilfordii isolate XIE 37 chromosome 9, ASM1340144v1, whole genome shotgun sequence includes these proteins:
- the LOC120006295 gene encoding VIN3-like protein 1 isoform X2: MDLDDKILVKASGIQSLSSSVQSTPEKNGHSDDASRSPELLQESLKSGPKKELLRTCSDKDKKRSASSKSKITDHLKTSSKMIKKQDKRKASLSPNNQPASRKQSRKGDNPMRLSPTTELSTDFGYSNSWICKNSACRAVLSTNDTFCKRCSCCICHLFDDNKDPSLWLVCASESCDGDSCGLSCHIECALKRKKVGVVNLGQLMQLDGSYCCASCGKVSGILGYWRKQLTIAKDARRVDVLSYRLYLSYRLLDGTSRFKQLHGIVKDAKTKLEKELGPVSGISAKMARGIVSRLSIAADVQKLCSDAIDKADEWLATISNVNSNYRDSLPAACKFLFEEITSSSVVIILIELPTPSSKDVKGYKLWYCKNQEEKHTKEPVCVFPSAQRRILISNLQPCTEYTFRIVSYTEAGDLGHSEAKCFTKSVEIIHKNPDSVVTMNRKKDKAVIESSSSFNRGLSVNCPGFKVRDLGKILRLAWAQQEGCFEGFCSADLEKCCGASRDIKTETPEEDPLPSVSRGLDLNVVSVPDLNEELTPPFESSRDEDNGCTLERVVVADEDAASHELQNNGMARSHGSGDSQTWNRGPTGEVATVDSRGEFSKKRAAQSNEEAHDCDSTLINGSPLGALDGNFEYCVKIIRWLECQGHINQEFRLKLLTWFSLRSTEQEQRVVNTFIQTLIDDPSSLAGQLVDSFSDIISSKRPRNGFCSKLWH; this comes from the exons ATGGATTTAGATGATAAAATACTTGTCAAAG CTTCTGGTATTCAAAGTCTTTCTTCCAGTGTACAGAGCACCCCGGAGAAAAATGGGCATTCTGATGATGCTTCAAGAAGCCCAGAACTCCTTCAAGAATCTCTAAAATCTGGTCCTAAGAAGGAACTTCTTCGTACTTGTTCTGATAAAGACAAGAAACGCTCGGCTTCATCAAAAAGCAAGATAACAGACCATTTGAAGACAAGTAGCAAGATGATTAAGAAGCAGGATAAAAGAAAAGCTTCTTTGAGCCCCAACAATCAGCCAGCTTCTAGGAAGCAAAGCAGAAAGGGAGATAACCCTATGCGACTGTCTCCTACCACTGAGCTGTCTACAGATTTTGGATATTCTAATTCGTGGATCTGTAAAAATTCTGCTTGCAGAGCTGTTCTATCTACCAATGACACATTCTGCAAGAGATGCTCTTGCTGCATCTGTCACTTGTTTGATGACAATAAAGACCCTAGTCTCTGGTTGGTTTGCGCATCTGAATCTTGTGACGGGGACTCTTGTGGGTTATCATGTCACATTGAGTGTGCCCTTAAACGTAAAAAAGTAGGGGTTGTCAATCTTGGCCAACTGATGCAGTTAGATGGTAGCTACTGCTGTGCTTCTTGTGGTAAAGTTTCAGGAATACTTGG GTACTGGAGGAAACAGCTAACTATAGCCAAGGACGCTCGTCGCGTTGATGTGCTTTCTTATAGACTATACTTAAGCTACAGGCTCCTGGATGGCACCTCAAGGTTCAAACAACTACATGGGATTGTAAAAGAtgcaaaaactaaactagaaaaagAATTGGGCCCAGTAAGTGGAATTTCTGCTAAGATGGCACGTGGCATTGTCAGCAGACTCTCTATTGCAGCTGATGTGCAGAAACTTTGTTCTGATGCTATTGACAAAGCAGATGAATGGCTGGCTACCATTTCTAATGTTAATTCAAACTATAGAG ACTCACTTCCTGCTGCTTGCAAATTCCTATTTGAAGAAATAACTTCTTCTTCCGTTGTGATTATATTAATTGAACTGCCTACTCCATCATCTAAGGATGTTAAGGGCTACAAGCTCTGGTATTGCaagaatcaagaagagaaacacACAAAAGAGCCGGTTTGTGTCTTTCCAAGTGCTCAGAGAAGGATTCTGATATCCAATCTGCAGCCATGCACTGAATATACCTTCCGTATTGTTTCTTATACAGAGGCTGGAGACTTGGGTCACTCTGAGGCCAAGTGTTTCACCAAGAGTGTAGAAATAATTCACAAGAATCCAGATTCTGTGGTTACCATGAATCGTAAGAAAGATAAAGCTGTGATTGAAAGTTCATCTAGTTTCAACAGGGGGCTTTCAGTCAATTGCCCTGGATTCAAGGTTCGAGACCTTGGGAAGATCCTGCGTCTGGCTTGGGCTCAACAGGAAGGCTGCTTCGAAGGATTCTGCAGTGCTGATTTGGAAAAATGCTGTGGAGCAAGCAGAGACATCAAGACTGAAACTCCAGAAGAAGATCCTTTGCCATCAGTTTCACGTGGGCTGGACCTAAATGTTGTTTCAGTGCCTGATTTAAATGAAGAGCTAACGCCACCATTTGAATCATCAAGGGATGAAGATAATGGTTGCACTTTGGAGCGCGTAGTTGTGGCTGATGAAGATGCTGCTTCTCATGAGTTGCAGAATAATGGTATGGCAAGATCACATGGTAGTGGTGACTCTCAGACCTGGAACCGTGGGCCTACAGGAGAAGTGGCAACTGTTGATTCTCGAGGAGAGTTTAGCAAGAAAAGGGCAGCACAGTCTAATGAAGAGGCGCACGACTGTGATAGCACACTGATAAACGGGTCACCATTGGGTGCCTTAGATGGGAACTTTGAGTACTGTGTCAAGATAATACGTTGGCTGGAATGTCAAGGTCACATTAACCAGGAATTTAGGTTGAAATTGCTAACATGGTTTAGCTTGAGATCAACAGAGCAGGAACAAAGGGTGGTCAACACCTTCATTCAAACTCTGATTGATGACCCAAGTAGTTTGGCAGGACAGTTGGTTGACTCCTTTTCAGATATCATATCCAGCAAAAGGCCTCGCAATGGATTTTGTAGCAAGCTTTGGCATTAA
- the LOC120006295 gene encoding VIN3-like protein 1 isoform X3 — MIKKQDKRKASLSPNNQPASRKQSRKGDNPMRLSPTTELSTDFGYSNSWICKNSACRAVLSTNDTFCKRCSCCICHLFDDNKDPSLWLVCASESCDGDSCGLSCHIECALKRKKVGVVNLGQLMQLDGSYCCASCGKVSGILGYWRKQLTIAKDARRVDVLSYRLYLSYRLLDGTSRFKQLHGIVKDAKTKLEKELGPVSGISAKMARGIVSRLSIAADVQKLCSDAIDKADEWLATISNVNSNYREDSLPAACKFLFEEITSSSVVIILIELPTPSSKDVKGYKLWYCKNQEEKHTKEPVCVFPSAQRRILISNLQPCTEYTFRIVSYTEAGDLGHSEAKCFTKSVEIIHKNPDSVVTMNRKKDKAVIESSSSFNRGLSVNCPGFKVRDLGKILRLAWAQQEGCFEGFCSADLEKCCGASRDIKTETPEEDPLPSVSRGLDLNVVSVPDLNEELTPPFESSRDEDNGCTLERVVVADEDAASHELQNNGMARSHGSGDSQTWNRGPTGEVATVDSRGEFSKKRAAQSNEEAHDCDSTLINGSPLGALDGNFEYCVKIIRWLECQGHINQEFRLKLLTWFSLRSTEQEQRVVNTFIQTLIDDPSSLAGQLVDSFSDIISSKRPRNGFCSKLWH; from the exons ATGATTAAGAAGCAGGATAAAAGAAAAGCTTCTTTGAGCCCCAACAATCAGCCAGCTTCTAGGAAGCAAAGCAGAAAGGGAGATAACCCTATGCGACTGTCTCCTACCACTGAGCTGTCTACAGATTTTGGATATTCTAATTCGTGGATCTGTAAAAATTCTGCTTGCAGAGCTGTTCTATCTACCAATGACACATTCTGCAAGAGATGCTCTTGCTGCATCTGTCACTTGTTTGATGACAATAAAGACCCTAGTCTCTGGTTGGTTTGCGCATCTGAATCTTGTGACGGGGACTCTTGTGGGTTATCATGTCACATTGAGTGTGCCCTTAAACGTAAAAAAGTAGGGGTTGTCAATCTTGGCCAACTGATGCAGTTAGATGGTAGCTACTGCTGTGCTTCTTGTGGTAAAGTTTCAGGAATACTTGG GTACTGGAGGAAACAGCTAACTATAGCCAAGGACGCTCGTCGCGTTGATGTGCTTTCTTATAGACTATACTTAAGCTACAGGCTCCTGGATGGCACCTCAAGGTTCAAACAACTACATGGGATTGTAAAAGAtgcaaaaactaaactagaaaaagAATTGGGCCCAGTAAGTGGAATTTCTGCTAAGATGGCACGTGGCATTGTCAGCAGACTCTCTATTGCAGCTGATGTGCAGAAACTTTGTTCTGATGCTATTGACAAAGCAGATGAATGGCTGGCTACCATTTCTAATGTTAATTCAAACTATAGAG AAGACTCACTTCCTGCTGCTTGCAAATTCCTATTTGAAGAAATAACTTCTTCTTCCGTTGTGATTATATTAATTGAACTGCCTACTCCATCATCTAAGGATGTTAAGGGCTACAAGCTCTGGTATTGCaagaatcaagaagagaaacacACAAAAGAGCCGGTTTGTGTCTTTCCAAGTGCTCAGAGAAGGATTCTGATATCCAATCTGCAGCCATGCACTGAATATACCTTCCGTATTGTTTCTTATACAGAGGCTGGAGACTTGGGTCACTCTGAGGCCAAGTGTTTCACCAAGAGTGTAGAAATAATTCACAAGAATCCAGATTCTGTGGTTACCATGAATCGTAAGAAAGATAAAGCTGTGATTGAAAGTTCATCTAGTTTCAACAGGGGGCTTTCAGTCAATTGCCCTGGATTCAAGGTTCGAGACCTTGGGAAGATCCTGCGTCTGGCTTGGGCTCAACAGGAAGGCTGCTTCGAAGGATTCTGCAGTGCTGATTTGGAAAAATGCTGTGGAGCAAGCAGAGACATCAAGACTGAAACTCCAGAAGAAGATCCTTTGCCATCAGTTTCACGTGGGCTGGACCTAAATGTTGTTTCAGTGCCTGATTTAAATGAAGAGCTAACGCCACCATTTGAATCATCAAGGGATGAAGATAATGGTTGCACTTTGGAGCGCGTAGTTGTGGCTGATGAAGATGCTGCTTCTCATGAGTTGCAGAATAATGGTATGGCAAGATCACATGGTAGTGGTGACTCTCAGACCTGGAACCGTGGGCCTACAGGAGAAGTGGCAACTGTTGATTCTCGAGGAGAGTTTAGCAAGAAAAGGGCAGCACAGTCTAATGAAGAGGCGCACGACTGTGATAGCACACTGATAAACGGGTCACCATTGGGTGCCTTAGATGGGAACTTTGAGTACTGTGTCAAGATAATACGTTGGCTGGAATGTCAAGGTCACATTAACCAGGAATTTAGGTTGAAATTGCTAACATGGTTTAGCTTGAGATCAACAGAGCAGGAACAAAGGGTGGTCAACACCTTCATTCAAACTCTGATTGATGACCCAAGTAGTTTGGCAGGACAGTTGGTTGACTCCTTTTCAGATATCATATCCAGCAAAAGGCCTCGCAATGGATTTTGTAGCAAGCTTTGGCATTAA
- the LOC120006295 gene encoding VIN3-like protein 1 isoform X1: protein MDLDDKILVKASGIQSLSSSVQSTPEKNGHSDDASRSPELLQESLKSGPKKELLRTCSDKDKKRSASSKSKITDHLKTSSKMIKKQDKRKASLSPNNQPASRKQSRKGDNPMRLSPTTELSTDFGYSNSWICKNSACRAVLSTNDTFCKRCSCCICHLFDDNKDPSLWLVCASESCDGDSCGLSCHIECALKRKKVGVVNLGQLMQLDGSYCCASCGKVSGILGYWRKQLTIAKDARRVDVLSYRLYLSYRLLDGTSRFKQLHGIVKDAKTKLEKELGPVSGISAKMARGIVSRLSIAADVQKLCSDAIDKADEWLATISNVNSNYREDSLPAACKFLFEEITSSSVVIILIELPTPSSKDVKGYKLWYCKNQEEKHTKEPVCVFPSAQRRILISNLQPCTEYTFRIVSYTEAGDLGHSEAKCFTKSVEIIHKNPDSVVTMNRKKDKAVIESSSSFNRGLSVNCPGFKVRDLGKILRLAWAQQEGCFEGFCSADLEKCCGASRDIKTETPEEDPLPSVSRGLDLNVVSVPDLNEELTPPFESSRDEDNGCTLERVVVADEDAASHELQNNGMARSHGSGDSQTWNRGPTGEVATVDSRGEFSKKRAAQSNEEAHDCDSTLINGSPLGALDGNFEYCVKIIRWLECQGHINQEFRLKLLTWFSLRSTEQEQRVVNTFIQTLIDDPSSLAGQLVDSFSDIISSKRPRNGFCSKLWH, encoded by the exons ATGGATTTAGATGATAAAATACTTGTCAAAG CTTCTGGTATTCAAAGTCTTTCTTCCAGTGTACAGAGCACCCCGGAGAAAAATGGGCATTCTGATGATGCTTCAAGAAGCCCAGAACTCCTTCAAGAATCTCTAAAATCTGGTCCTAAGAAGGAACTTCTTCGTACTTGTTCTGATAAAGACAAGAAACGCTCGGCTTCATCAAAAAGCAAGATAACAGACCATTTGAAGACAAGTAGCAAGATGATTAAGAAGCAGGATAAAAGAAAAGCTTCTTTGAGCCCCAACAATCAGCCAGCTTCTAGGAAGCAAAGCAGAAAGGGAGATAACCCTATGCGACTGTCTCCTACCACTGAGCTGTCTACAGATTTTGGATATTCTAATTCGTGGATCTGTAAAAATTCTGCTTGCAGAGCTGTTCTATCTACCAATGACACATTCTGCAAGAGATGCTCTTGCTGCATCTGTCACTTGTTTGATGACAATAAAGACCCTAGTCTCTGGTTGGTTTGCGCATCTGAATCTTGTGACGGGGACTCTTGTGGGTTATCATGTCACATTGAGTGTGCCCTTAAACGTAAAAAAGTAGGGGTTGTCAATCTTGGCCAACTGATGCAGTTAGATGGTAGCTACTGCTGTGCTTCTTGTGGTAAAGTTTCAGGAATACTTGG GTACTGGAGGAAACAGCTAACTATAGCCAAGGACGCTCGTCGCGTTGATGTGCTTTCTTATAGACTATACTTAAGCTACAGGCTCCTGGATGGCACCTCAAGGTTCAAACAACTACATGGGATTGTAAAAGAtgcaaaaactaaactagaaaaagAATTGGGCCCAGTAAGTGGAATTTCTGCTAAGATGGCACGTGGCATTGTCAGCAGACTCTCTATTGCAGCTGATGTGCAGAAACTTTGTTCTGATGCTATTGACAAAGCAGATGAATGGCTGGCTACCATTTCTAATGTTAATTCAAACTATAGAG AAGACTCACTTCCTGCTGCTTGCAAATTCCTATTTGAAGAAATAACTTCTTCTTCCGTTGTGATTATATTAATTGAACTGCCTACTCCATCATCTAAGGATGTTAAGGGCTACAAGCTCTGGTATTGCaagaatcaagaagagaaacacACAAAAGAGCCGGTTTGTGTCTTTCCAAGTGCTCAGAGAAGGATTCTGATATCCAATCTGCAGCCATGCACTGAATATACCTTCCGTATTGTTTCTTATACAGAGGCTGGAGACTTGGGTCACTCTGAGGCCAAGTGTTTCACCAAGAGTGTAGAAATAATTCACAAGAATCCAGATTCTGTGGTTACCATGAATCGTAAGAAAGATAAAGCTGTGATTGAAAGTTCATCTAGTTTCAACAGGGGGCTTTCAGTCAATTGCCCTGGATTCAAGGTTCGAGACCTTGGGAAGATCCTGCGTCTGGCTTGGGCTCAACAGGAAGGCTGCTTCGAAGGATTCTGCAGTGCTGATTTGGAAAAATGCTGTGGAGCAAGCAGAGACATCAAGACTGAAACTCCAGAAGAAGATCCTTTGCCATCAGTTTCACGTGGGCTGGACCTAAATGTTGTTTCAGTGCCTGATTTAAATGAAGAGCTAACGCCACCATTTGAATCATCAAGGGATGAAGATAATGGTTGCACTTTGGAGCGCGTAGTTGTGGCTGATGAAGATGCTGCTTCTCATGAGTTGCAGAATAATGGTATGGCAAGATCACATGGTAGTGGTGACTCTCAGACCTGGAACCGTGGGCCTACAGGAGAAGTGGCAACTGTTGATTCTCGAGGAGAGTTTAGCAAGAAAAGGGCAGCACAGTCTAATGAAGAGGCGCACGACTGTGATAGCACACTGATAAACGGGTCACCATTGGGTGCCTTAGATGGGAACTTTGAGTACTGTGTCAAGATAATACGTTGGCTGGAATGTCAAGGTCACATTAACCAGGAATTTAGGTTGAAATTGCTAACATGGTTTAGCTTGAGATCAACAGAGCAGGAACAAAGGGTGGTCAACACCTTCATTCAAACTCTGATTGATGACCCAAGTAGTTTGGCAGGACAGTTGGTTGACTCCTTTTCAGATATCATATCCAGCAAAAGGCCTCGCAATGGATTTTGTAGCAAGCTTTGGCATTAA